One window of the Trypanosoma brucei gambiense DAL972 chromosome 3, complete sequence genome contains the following:
- a CDS encoding adenosine transporter, putative, translated as MMLGFESVSEFTVYITFIFFGMSAVVVTTSIFSIPFFFIEYYKYAQGDPNAEAEDQRFWNNVFTYYNATTFLVEFLLTLFMLTNLGRRIPLAVRLGAGLILSILAVFVVIMVTIIKTTETGAKVTIMLVGVINGVAATLCDTGNGALISPFPTKFFSAAVWGVAVCGVITSFFSIVIKASMESNYESMLTQSRIFFGLVVLLEVVSCILLVLLRKNPYAMKYAAEFRYAAKERTNDCENKESGTSNGPAEQDEDPVAIDNNTTKGNVMTVTVDPDTMKDTDQVENITNSQQMLKAKVSVVLKRVWPMLAAGFLAFSTTFLVYPGVFFAVKTDVPNGWYMTITAAMFHFGDFLSRLLLQFKRLQPSPRYVVVGTFARVFLIIPLVFCVRGIIGGTLLPYILSFLWGLTYGYFGGMALIHTPRTGSLTAAGERSLAANCAVIAILCGLFSGSMLALAVKEGLPQ; from the coding sequence ATGATGCTCGGGTTCGAATCGGTTTCTGAGTTTACAGTCTACATCACCTTTATATTCTTCGGAATgtcggcggtggtggtgacgaCTTCCATATTTTCGATTCCATTCTTCTTTATCGAGTACTACAAGTACGCACAGGGGGATCCCAATGCAGAGGCGGAGGATCAAAGGTTTTGGAATAACGTCTTCACGTACTACAATGCCACGACGTTCCTTGTGGAGTTCCTTCTGACTTTATTCATGCTGACAAATCTTGGAAGGCGGATCCCTCTGGCTGTTCGACTCGGTGCCGGTCTCATCCTCTCAATTTTGGCAGTTTTCGTCGTGATAATGGTCAccataataaaaacaacagaaaccgGCGCCAAGGTAACGATTATGCTCGTCGGTGTGATCAATGGTGTTGCGGCAACACTTTGTGACACCGGAAACGGTGCCCTTATTAGCCCGTTCCCTACAAAATTTTTCAGCGCCGCTGTGTGGGGTGTCGCAGTTTGTGGTGTCATCACATCGTTCTTCTCTATCGTAATAAAAGCATCTATGGAGAGCAACTACGAAAGCATGTTGACACAGTCCCGAATTTTCTTTGGCTTGGTTGTCCTTCTTGAAGTGGTTTCCTGCATCCTCTTGGTGCTTCTGAGGAAGAACCCATACGCCATGAAGTATGCAGCAGAGTTTCGGTACGCCGCAAAGGAAAGGACCAATGATtgtgaaaacaaagaaagtggCACATCAAATGGTCCAGCAGAACAAGATGAAGACCCCGTGGCGATTGATAATAACACCACGAAAGGGAACGTGATGACGGTCACCGTGGACCCCGACACGATGAAGGACACGGACCAAGTGGAAAACATTACAAACTCGCAGCAAATGCTGAAGGCGAAGGTATCTGTGGTGCTGAAGCGCGTCTGGCCCATGCTGGCGGCGGGTTTCCTCGCCTTCTCCACCACATTTCTCGTCTACCCTGGTGTATTCTTCGCCGTCAAAACCGATGTGCCAAACGGTTGGTATATGACTATTACTGCGGCGATGTTTCATTTCGGTGACTTCCTATCGCGCCTCCTCCTTCAGTTCAAGCGGCTGCAGCCTTCACCACGTTATGTTGTGGTTGGGACATTTGCACGTGTCTTTCTTATaattcctcttgttttttgtgtgcgcgGCATCATTGGTGGCACTCTTCTCCCTTACattctttcatttctttgGGGCCTCACGTACGGATATTTTGGCGGGATGGCGCTAATACACACGCCACGCACCGGTTCACTGACAGCAGCTGGTGAACGCTCTCTTGCTGCCAATTGTGCCGTCATTGCGATTCTGTGCGGTCTTTTCTCCGGCTCCATGCTTGCGCTTGCCGTCAAGGAGGGACTTCCTCAATAG